One region of Chloroflexota bacterium genomic DNA includes:
- a CDS encoding extracellular solute-binding protein, whose product MKTMIRFLLAVMLLGMLVTACSAPAEPTKAPSAPAQTQATKAPEPTKAPAPTQGIVLPPGQAAQPTKAPEPVATKAAAPAQPGDSPYKKYAGAKLVVSWPSLSHFQVAAKMIPEFTKETGIQVEVDFTEYAKLKDKQVLELSKPNGDYDVVAWT is encoded by the coding sequence ATGAAAACGATGATTCGATTCTTACTTGCGGTGATGTTGCTTGGAATGTTGGTGACCGCGTGCAGCGCGCCCGCCGAGCCAACCAAAGCACCGAGCGCACCCGCACAAACGCAAGCGACCAAAGCGCCCGAGCCGACCAAAGCTCCTGCGCCGACCCAGGGCATTGTGCTGCCCCCCGGTCAAGCCGCGCAACCCACCAAAGCGCCCGAGCCCGTTGCCACGAAAGCCGCCGCGCCCGCGCAACCGGGTGACTCGCCGTACAAAAAGTACGCGGGCGCTAAACTTGTCGTCTCGTGGCCCTCGCTCTCGCACTTTCAAGTTGCCGCGAAAATGATCCCCGAGTTCACCAAAGAGACGGGCATTCAAGTCGAAGTGGATTTTACCGAGTACGCCAAACTCAAGGACAAGCAGGTGCTCGAACTGTCCAAGCCCAACGGCGATTACGATGTCGTCGCATGGACC
- the ulaG gene encoding L-ascorbate 6-phosphate lactonase, whose translation MSKVSEITRESWILSTFPEWGTWLNEEIEQAVVAPGTFAMWWLGCTGIWVKTENSTNLCIDLWVGAGKRSGKNQLMNPQHQMQRMTGCKKLQPNLRNVPCVLDPFAIKNIDAVIATHDHGDHIDANVAAAVLKNCTASVPFIGPQACIALWQSWGVPADRCIAVKPGDVVKIKDTELVALDSFDRTELVTAPVGVTLAGKIPQAMDDKAVNYLVKTPGGSLYHSGDSHYSNYYAKHGNDHAIDVALGAFGENPRGITDKMTSVDILRMAEALRAQVVIPIHHDIWTNFQADPNEILVLWKMKKDRLQYQFKPFIWQVGGKFVYPCDQDKLVYQHPRGFEDAFEGEPDLPFKSFL comes from the coding sequence ATGAGCAAAGTTAGCGAAATAACCAGAGAGTCCTGGATTCTGAGCACGTTCCCCGAATGGGGCACGTGGCTCAACGAAGAAATCGAACAAGCCGTTGTTGCGCCGGGCACGTTCGCGATGTGGTGGCTCGGGTGCACCGGCATTTGGGTCAAGACCGAAAACAGCACGAACCTGTGCATTGATTTGTGGGTTGGCGCTGGCAAACGCTCCGGCAAAAATCAATTGATGAATCCGCAACATCAAATGCAACGGATGACTGGGTGCAAAAAACTCCAACCAAATTTGCGTAACGTGCCATGCGTGCTCGATCCGTTCGCGATCAAAAACATTGACGCGGTCATCGCGACACACGATCACGGCGATCACATTGACGCGAACGTCGCCGCGGCGGTGCTGAAAAATTGCACTGCGTCGGTGCCGTTCATCGGACCGCAGGCGTGCATCGCGTTGTGGCAGAGCTGGGGCGTGCCGGCGGATCGTTGCATCGCGGTCAAGCCCGGCGATGTCGTCAAGATCAAGGACACCGAACTCGTCGCGCTCGATTCGTTCGACCGCACCGAATTGGTGACCGCGCCGGTCGGTGTGACGCTCGCCGGAAAAATTCCGCAAGCAATGGACGACAAAGCGGTGAACTATCTCGTCAAAACGCCGGGCGGCAGTTTGTATCACAGCGGCGATTCGCATTACTCGAACTATTATGCCAAGCACGGCAACGATCACGCGATTGACGTCGCGCTCGGCGCGTTCGGCGAAAACCCGCGCGGCATCACCGACAAGATGACATCAGTGGATATTTTGCGGATGGCGGAAGCGTTGCGCGCCCAGGTCGTCATTCCGATTCACCACGACATCTGGACCAACTTTCAAGCCGACCCGAATGAAATTCTCGTGTTGTGGAAAATGAAAAAGGATCGTTTGCAATACCAGTTCAAACCGTTCATCTGGCAAGTCGGCGGCAAGTTTGTCTATCCGTGCGACCAGGACAAACTAGTTTATCAACATCCGCGCGGGTTCGAAGATGCGTTCGAAGGCGAACCCGATCTACCTTTCAAGTCATTCCTATAA
- a CDS encoding sugar-binding transcriptional regulator, with translation MSDQEELLVHVARYYYAQHLTQAEIGRRINASRSTVSRLLQQALDSGIIKITINYAWERAQELEQQLIARFHLRDARVLIGKGRDEEEIRKGMGVLAARVIDSHVKDGTVFGISYGRSLASTIAALHPTRKIAMTVVPIIGALGSDKPLIDGPELVRQIAQIYGGEYRYLPVPLLVEDTRTRDALIQSAQIYDILTLARKANVALLGIGALGPDVSSLIWSGYLNERELARLKDQGAIGHMCGQFFDQDGQPLDVELNRRAIGIGIKTLQNIETVIAVAGSAAKAEAILGALRGRYLNVLVTDDNAARRVLELAEPTARNKPE, from the coding sequence ATGAGCGATCAAGAGGAACTGTTAGTGCACGTGGCGCGATACTATTACGCGCAGCATCTGACACAGGCGGAGATCGGACGGCGCATCAACGCGTCGCGCTCGACGGTGTCGCGACTGTTGCAACAAGCGTTGGATTCTGGGATCATCAAGATCACGATCAATTATGCGTGGGAACGCGCGCAAGAATTAGAGCAACAACTCATCGCAAGATTTCATTTGCGCGACGCGCGCGTGCTGATCGGCAAAGGGCGCGACGAAGAGGAAATTCGCAAGGGGATGGGTGTGCTTGCCGCGCGCGTGATTGATAGTCACGTCAAGGACGGAACGGTGTTCGGCATCTCGTACGGACGCTCGCTCGCGAGCACGATTGCCGCGTTGCACCCCACGCGCAAAATCGCGATGACGGTCGTGCCGATCATCGGCGCGCTCGGTTCGGACAAGCCGTTGATTGATGGTCCCGAACTCGTGCGCCAAATCGCGCAGATTTACGGCGGCGAGTATCGCTACTTGCCAGTGCCGCTTCTCGTCGAGGACACGCGCACGCGCGACGCGTTGATTCAATCGGCGCAAATCTATGACATTCTCACGCTCGCGCGCAAAGCGAATGTCGCGTTGCTCGGCATCGGCGCGCTGGGTCCCGACGTGTCGAGTTTGATCTGGAGCGGCTATCTCAACGAACGCGAACTGGCGCGCTTGAAGGACCAGGGCGCGATCGGGCACATGTGCGGACAATTCTTCGACCAAGACGGACAGCCGCTCGATGTCGAATTGAATCGCCGCGCGATTGGGATCGGCATCAAGACGCTGCAAAATATCGAGACCGTGATCGCGGTCGCCGGCAGCGCGGCGAAAGCGGAAGCGATTCTCGGCGCGCTGCGCGGGCGCTACCTCAATGTTCTGGTCACCGACGACAACGCGGCGCGGCGCGTACTGGAACTCGCGGAACCCACTGCGCGCAACAAACCCGAATAG
- a CDS encoding NAD(P)/FAD-dependent oxidoreductase — protein MIHHLIIGNGAAGMSAAEEIRQRDPRAAITVISDEPCPMYSRPGLAYLLMGEIPESRVFCRVPKDYDDQRIYLEHARVNALDLTQHTAQLADGRAVLYDTLLLATGASAVPANFPGSQLKGVVYLDTLRNVQDILHQAQNGTRSVVVVGGGITAMEMAEGLRHRGLEVHYLVRKKTIWSALLTDDESRIIEDHARAQGIQIHFNSEIKEIIGANGQVAGVRTTTDEEIPCQMVGVAIGVRPRISLAKAADIRVDRGVVVNEFLESSAPNVFAAGDIAQVFDQWSGETRVDDLWSSAIAAGRAAGANMAGARVPYIKGAPFNAALVFGVHLTAIGQAGAGQRDKDDANETLHYQSRGSSEVFWARPGGTYASAWSRSGDNSLRLVLRDQHIVGALILGNQDLADPLRDLIGQRVDVSAVRSRLQTNDAALGKTIRAFWEQWRRRPV, from the coding sequence ATGATTCATCATCTCATTATCGGCAACGGCGCGGCGGGCATGAGCGCGGCGGAAGAAATTCGCCAACGCGATCCGCGCGCGGCGATCACGGTTATCAGCGACGAGCCGTGCCCGATGTACTCGCGCCCAGGTCTGGCGTACTTGTTGATGGGCGAAATCCCAGAGTCGCGCGTGTTTTGTCGCGTGCCCAAAGACTATGACGATCAACGCATCTATCTCGAACACGCGCGCGTGAATGCACTCGACCTGACCCAGCACACGGCGCAACTCGCCGATGGACGCGCGGTGCTCTACGATACGCTGTTGCTCGCGACCGGCGCGTCCGCCGTGCCGGCGAATTTTCCTGGCAGCCAGCTCAAAGGAGTCGTCTACCTCGATACGCTCCGCAATGTCCAGGATATTTTGCATCAGGCGCAAAACGGCACGCGATCGGTGGTCGTGGTCGGCGGCGGCATCACGGCGATGGAAATGGCGGAGGGCTTGCGCCATCGCGGTTTGGAGGTGCATTATCTCGTCCGCAAAAAAACGATCTGGTCGGCGTTGTTGACGGACGACGAATCGCGCATCATCGAAGACCATGCGCGCGCCCAGGGAATTCAGATTCACTTCAATTCAGAGATCAAGGAAATCATCGGCGCAAACGGACAGGTCGCCGGCGTCCGCACCACGACGGATGAGGAAATTCCGTGTCAGATGGTCGGCGTCGCGATTGGCGTGCGACCCAGGATCAGTTTAGCAAAGGCGGCGGACATTCGCGTCGATCGCGGAGTCGTGGTCAATGAATTTCTCGAATCGTCCGCGCCGAACGTCTTTGCGGCGGGCGACATCGCGCAGGTGTTCGATCAATGGAGCGGCGAAACGCGCGTGGATGATTTGTGGTCGAGCGCCATCGCGGCTGGACGCGCGGCGGGCGCGAACATGGCGGGCGCGCGCGTGCCGTACATCAAGGGCGCGCCGTTCAACGCCGCGTTGGTTTTCGGCGTGCACCTCACGGCGATTGGGCAAGCGGGAGCGGGTCAACGCGACAAGGACGACGCGAACGAAACACTGCACTATCAATCGCGCGGTTCGTCCGAAGTGTTTTGGGCGCGACCCGGTGGAACGTACGCGAGCGCGTGGAGTCGGTCGGGGGATAATTCGCTGCGCCTGGTTCTGCGCGATCAGCACATCGTCGGCGCGCTAATTCTGGGCAATCAAGATTTGGCGGACCCGCTGCGCGATTTGATCGGACAACGCGTGGACGTTTCAGCTGTTCGTTCGCGCTTGCAAACGAACGACGCCGCGCTCGGCAAAACGATTCGCGCATTCTGGGAACAATGGCGGCGGCGACCGGTGTAA
- a CDS encoding 4Fe-4S dicluster domain-containing protein, with protein MREILVRDLAKCINCDTCLTACRTRHGRARMTMQGPRFGRYQLPDVCRHCPDTPCMSVCHLGGMQRRDDKTLVSDACRGCNKCVEACRYGVIALLPRQSEARRGFLETIFAQTQVNHQTAPNYRIATDASRCVQCGICGHNCPAGIAVRDYARRGKIMDDARCFGCGLCIEKCPRGTLRFEMHPAAPVSKFRADKCDLCNGYAESNCVKECPTGALLRLKVDDGLARLDPALYDFVIHPRDKLDPAAHSMPIFAPQSAPESLASAAVGE; from the coding sequence ATGAGAGAGATACTCGTACGGGATCTTGCCAAGTGCATCAATTGCGATACGTGTTTGACCGCGTGCCGCACCCGGCATGGTCGCGCGCGGATGACGATGCAAGGTCCGCGCTTTGGTCGTTACCAATTGCCGGATGTGTGCCGGCATTGTCCCGATACGCCGTGCATGAGCGTGTGTCATCTCGGCGGCATGCAACGCCGCGACGACAAGACGCTCGTTTCCGACGCGTGTCGCGGTTGCAACAAGTGTGTCGAGGCGTGTCGCTATGGCGTCATCGCGTTACTGCCGCGTCAGTCTGAAGCGCGGCGCGGATTCTTGGAAACTATTTTCGCACAGACCCAGGTCAACCACCAGACCGCGCCGAATTATCGGATCGCGACCGACGCGTCGCGCTGTGTCCAGTGCGGCATCTGCGGACACAATTGCCCGGCAGGTATCGCGGTGCGCGATTATGCGCGGCGCGGCAAGATCATGGACGATGCGCGCTGTTTTGGTTGCGGGTTGTGCATCGAAAAATGTCCGCGCGGAACGCTGCGTTTTGAAATGCACCCTGCCGCGCCTGTTTCGAAATTTCGCGCAGACAAGTGCGATCTGTGCAACGGCTATGCCGAAAGCAACTGCGTCAAAGAGTGTCCGACCGGCGCGCTCTTGCGCTTGAAGGTAGACGACGGACTCGCGCGGCTCGACCCAGCGCTCTACGATTTTGTCATCCATCCCAGGGACAAGCTAGACCCAGCCGCCCATTCGATGCCAATCTTTGCGCCGCAGTCCGCGCCGGAATCGTTGGCGTCAGCGGCGGTGGGAGAATAG